One region of uncultured Methanolobus sp. genomic DNA includes:
- a CDS encoding TetR/AcrR family transcriptional regulator: protein MFPVSRQTYLQILLLCRVFLHNGIYCDHFTERGFHGTPTSLIAKEAGVATGTLFHYFKTKEELIDILYLEIKKESGTVLSNAANCGDDCREKLDHITQALAEWGLENSRKIYFMQQFCYSPFISSTAHEEGTSNFAFLSDFIRIGIQEGWLRDHPPELIRSIVASGLMDAVLAAAREEEEEKQRDVLKHSIDLILYGVLK from the coding sequence ATGTTTCCAGTTTCAAGACAAACCTACCTGCAAATTCTTTTGCTTTGTCGGGTTTTCCTCCACAATGGCATATATTGTGATCATTTTACCGAACGAGGATTTCATGGCACTCCCACATCACTTATCGCAAAAGAAGCAGGAGTGGCAACAGGCACTCTTTTTCACTATTTTAAAACAAAAGAGGAGCTCATCGACATTCTTTATCTTGAAATAAAGAAAGAATCAGGAACCGTGCTGAGCAATGCAGCAAATTGCGGAGATGACTGTAGAGAGAAACTTGACCATATAACTCAGGCACTTGCTGAATGGGGACTTGAAAATTCCCGGAAAATATATTTCATGCAGCAGTTCTGCTATTCGCCATTTATCTCTTCCACTGCCCATGAAGAAGGAACTTCTAATTTTGCATTTCTCAGTGATTTTATCAGGATAGGAATACAAGAAGGCTGGCTACGGGACCATCCTCCGGAACTCATACGCTCTATCGTGGCATCCGGCCTGATGGATGCAGTTCTTGCCGCTGCACGCGAGGAGGAGGAGGAAAAACAGCGCGATGTTTTGAAACATTCCATCGACCTGATACTTTATGGCGTTCTGAAGTGA
- a CDS encoding nitroreductase family protein codes for MKLETFWKRKVNECCVSTCLRKSRLCICISTLYQELILITHIIVDQDLCTGCGICTKICLLGIIELDEKSNHPQVQEANVLRCIKCGHCEAFCPSQALLLNLRPDEKVILPAGAGDLSIEDIGFYLKKRRSVRHFTEDPVPREKILEILDIARYAASGTNGQPVQWLVVHDPKRVRKIAGLTIEWMESLVNTSHPMSAYVPAFISAWEHGHDVVCRDAPHLLFAHIPEENPIAPVDGIIALTHFDITAPAFGVGTCWAGFVAAAATNYKPLQEELGLPEGRKSAYAILFGNPLYDIYGIPRRKPPEVMWQ; via the coding sequence TTGAAACTGGAAACATTCTGGAAGAGAAAAGTAAATGAATGTTGCGTTTCAACCTGTCTTAGAAAGAGCCGGCTATGTATCTGCATATCCACTCTTTATCAGGAGTTGATACTCATTACCCACATCATCGTTGATCAGGATCTATGCACAGGCTGCGGTATTTGTACAAAGATATGTTTGCTGGGCATCATAGAATTAGATGAAAAGTCAAATCATCCACAGGTGCAGGAAGCAAACGTACTTCGCTGCATTAAATGTGGACACTGCGAGGCTTTCTGTCCGTCTCAGGCGCTGCTTCTGAACCTGCGTCCGGATGAGAAAGTTATCCTGCCTGCCGGTGCCGGTGATCTCTCTATAGAGGATATTGGCTTTTATCTTAAGAAACGCAGGTCTGTTCGGCATTTTACAGAAGACCCTGTACCACGGGAGAAAATACTTGAAATCCTTGACATTGCACGCTACGCTGCGTCAGGAACTAATGGTCAGCCGGTTCAGTGGCTTGTTGTCCATGACCCGAAAAGAGTCAGGAAGATTGCCGGACTCACAATCGAATGGATGGAAAGCCTTGTGAACACTTCCCATCCCATGAGTGCCTACGTACCTGCATTTATTTCAGCATGGGAACATGGCCATGATGTCGTCTGCCGGGATGCTCCGCATCTGCTCTTCGCCCATATTCCTGAAGAAAATCCGATTGCACCTGTCGATGGCATAATCGCCCTCACTCATTTTGATATCACAGCTCCTGCATTTGGAGTAGGCACCTGCTGGGCTGGCTTTGTTGCAGCAGCTGCAACAAATTACAAACCTCTACAGGAAGAACTTGGCCTGCCGGAAGGAAGGAAAAGCGCTTATGCAATATTATTCGGAAATCCCCTGTATGATATATATGGCATTCCCCGCAGGAAGCCCCCGGAGGTTATGTGGCAGTAA
- a CDS encoding helix-turn-helix domain-containing protein, producing MKKESNVHCENVHCAKKGGDKICLCPLDGVINVISKKWALFIICTIGNSGKIRFNGIMDNLGNISPKTLADRLKELEDFGLIMREAFPEIPPRVEYSLTEDGFEVRDAMKPLMEWASKKEAQKNG from the coding sequence ATGAAGAAAGAAAGTAATGTGCACTGTGAAAATGTTCACTGTGCAAAAAAGGGTGGAGATAAAATTTGTTTATGTCCTCTTGATGGTGTTATCAATGTGATTAGCAAAAAATGGGCATTGTTCATCATCTGCACCATCGGAAACAGTGGTAAGATAAGATTCAATGGAATTATGGACAATTTAGGAAATATAAGTCCAAAAACCCTGGCAGACAGGTTGAAAGAACTGGAGGATTTCGGACTTATCATGAGGGAAGCTTTCCCGGAAATACCTCCAAGAGTGGAATATTCATTAACCGAAGACGGATTCGAGGTCAGGGATGCAATGAAACCTTTGATGGAGTGGGCATCCAAAAAAGAAGCACAGAAGAATGGATGA
- a CDS encoding permease produces the protein MMLGNSLILGSFTGLSLVLSYIFDREKTIFGLKKGGKMLYNISYQFINILIIVSIVLFFIPDNLIMQYLGANSGWKGIVIAALTGSVTFIPGLVSYPLASALLDQGAAYSVVAVFITSLMMVGVVTLPIEIKYFGRKTSLLRNLLNLISAMLIGLFIGWLM, from the coding sequence ATGATGCTTGGTAATAGTTTAATTTTAGGTTCATTCACAGGTTTGAGCTTAGTTCTGTCTTATATATTTGACAGGGAAAAAACGATTTTCGGTTTGAAAAAAGGCGGAAAAATGCTTTACAACATCTCTTATCAGTTTATCAATATCCTGATTATCGTAAGCATAGTCCTCTTCTTCATTCCGGATAATCTTATCATGCAATACCTTGGTGCAAACTCCGGATGGAAAGGTATTGTAATTGCTGCATTGACCGGCTCTGTAACTTTTATTCCCGGACTGGTTTCGTATCCTTTAGCTTCCGCACTGCTCGATCAGGGTGCTGCATATTCTGTTGTTGCTGTTTTTATAACTTCATTAATGATGGTGGGAGTTGTCACATTACCAATCGAGATCAAGTACTTTGGCAGGAAAACATCACTGTTAAGGAATCTCTTAAACCTTATTTCAGCAATGCTCATCGGTCTTTTTATAGGGTGGTTAATGTGA
- a CDS encoding permease codes for MNKHLKNYIWFILFVLFSVSSYFTGFKPGMEIDSNFNLFFIEIVSFLPFLFILIGLFDAWFPKEIIEKHVGRESGVKGIILVILLAMLQAGPLYGAFPVAYILHKKGASVRNIFIYLGAFSSMKLPMLGIEIAYLGTKFTFLKALVSLPLFILTAYLMEKLIGRDFEITDGKT; via the coding sequence GTGAACAAACATTTAAAAAATTACATCTGGTTCATTCTATTCGTACTATTTTCCGTATCCTCATATTTTACAGGGTTCAAACCCGGTATGGAAATAGACTCCAATTTCAATCTGTTTTTTATAGAAATAGTCTCGTTCCTTCCATTCCTTTTTATTCTTATCGGCCTTTTTGATGCCTGGTTCCCAAAGGAAATTATTGAGAAACACGTTGGCAGAGAATCAGGAGTAAAAGGAATTATACTGGTTATTTTGCTGGCAATGCTGCAGGCAGGCCCGCTTTACGGAGCATTTCCTGTTGCATACATCCTTCACAAAAAAGGTGCATCTGTAAGGAATATCTTCATTTACCTCGGAGCATTTTCATCCATGAAACTGCCGATGCTGGGAATAGAGATAGCTTACCTTGGAACAAAGTTCACATTTCTTAAGGCACTGGTCTCATTGCCATTGTTTATCCTCACCGCTTATCTCATGGAGAAACTAATTGGCAGAGACTTCGAAATCACAGATGGAAAAACATGA
- a CDS encoding methyltransferase domain-containing protein — protein MASNDYVHGYSEREASRLCDQANTLEELLHSDTKYPAGSKVLEAGCGIGAQTVILSKNSPDARITSIDISEESLNLARERAASEGVTNVEFRVENIFGLPFEEESFDHIFVCFVLEHLREPVKALASLRKVLKTGGTITVIEGDHGSCFFHPETEDAVKAWNSLIEVQARLGGDSLIGRQVYPLIKQAGFSDITVSPRMVYSDSSRPHMEEGFVRRTIIPMVEGIRKDAIEMGIIDAEAFDMGIEGLHRTAAEYGTFNYMFFKGVGRK, from the coding sequence ATGGCCTCCAACGATTACGTACATGGTTATTCCGAAAGAGAAGCATCCCGCCTCTGCGACCAGGCAAACACACTTGAAGAACTCCTGCACAGCGATACAAAGTATCCGGCAGGCAGCAAAGTACTCGAAGCCGGATGTGGCATCGGTGCACAGACAGTTATCCTTTCAAAGAACAGTCCTGATGCACGTATAACTTCCATAGACATATCAGAAGAATCCCTGAATCTTGCAAGAGAACGTGCTGCCAGTGAGGGAGTAACAAATGTGGAGTTCCGTGTGGAGAATATCTTCGGCCTTCCATTCGAAGAGGAAAGCTTCGACCACATCTTTGTCTGTTTTGTGCTTGAACACCTCAGGGAGCCGGTCAAAGCACTGGCAAGCCTTCGCAAAGTGCTCAAAACCGGTGGTACAATCACGGTCATCGAAGGCGACCACGGCTCATGTTTCTTCCACCCCGAAACAGAGGACGCAGTTAAAGCCTGGAACAGTCTTATAGAAGTACAGGCAAGGCTCGGTGGTGATTCACTAATTGGCAGGCAGGTATATCCGCTTATCAAACAAGCGGGCTTTTCAGATATTACAGTTTCACCCCGTATGGTCTACAGCGATTCCAGCCGGCCTCATATGGAGGAAGGATTTGTTAGAAGGACAATTATACCGATGGTTGAAGGCATCAGGAAAGATGCCATTGAGATGGGAATTATTGATGCTGAGGCTTTTGACATGGGGATTGAGGGTCTGCACAGGACAGCGGCGGAGTACGGGACGTTCAATTATATGTTCTTTAAAGGTGTGGGTAGGAAATGA